AGTCGCACTTCGCGAATCCCATCGACGTTCCCCACGATCTCCGCGGCTATCCGGTTGGCGAGCAAGTTGTAGATCTTGCCCGTGTGGTTGATGGGATTCTTTCCCGCGGTTGCTTCCAGGCTCATCGGTCTGTTGGGCGTAATGAGTCCGTTGCACCGGTTACCACGACCCGTCGCGCCGTCGTCACCCATC
Above is a window of Methanomicrobia archaeon DNA encoding:
- a CDS encoding methionine adenosyltransferase (catalyzes the formation of S-adenosylmethionine from methionine and ATP) — translated: MGDDGATGRGNRCNGLITPNRPMSLEATAGKNPINHTGKIYNLLANRIAAEIVGNVDGIREVRLQILSEIGRRIDDPKVATAQIIPLSGVNREWMEKKVRRIIDEGLSSVAEITKKAVKGELRTF